The sequence CCTAGAGGCAGTCGCTATGACGGTGTGGATCGTAGGGGCATTTATTAAAATAACTGTTTTCTTCTATGCGCTTGGTCTAGGGACAGCACAGTGGTTAAATCTTTCAGACTATCGCCCGATTATTTGGCCTATGGCAATATTGATCGTCGAATTTGCCTTTTGGTCAGTGCCAAGTACAGTGGAGTATAAGACATTCACCATAACGGTCCTTCCTTTTTACGCAACTTTAATACAAATCATACTACCACTAACATTATTAATAGTCGCTATTTTACGTAAGAAAAAACAAAATCAAAGTCAAACGAAATCAAGCTGAGTAGTGAACAACTATATAGCTTGATTTTTAAATTGACGGAAGAAGTACCTCCTAACAACCCCTCTTAATTAATAAATCACCTCCAATAAGGGGTCCCGTCTACACTCCGTCTTAAGTCTTACTTTAAAATACATATCCAGCTCGTTATAGAAAAGTCTTGAAAAAGGTAAGATGAAATCAAGAAAGGGGGCAACAAAAAATGAAAAAATTTGGGTTGCTTTTATTAGGAGGAATTGCGGCGATCGTGCTGCTTCATAACCTCGGTCCAATGGTCGGAATGGTGATTAGTTTGGCCATCTTCTACTTTGCCTTCAAGGGCTTTTTAAAAACAAATTCAGTATGGGCAAAGATTGGCTGGGGGATCCTTGGATTCATTGCAATCATGTCATTAGCTGCCAATATTCCAGCCATCCTAGGAATTTTAGCTATTTATGTTTTATATGTCGTCTATAAAAAATGGAATGCACCAAAGGAGACAGTCGTACAATCAGACGATCCATTCGTGAATTTCGAAAAACAATGGTCTCAGTTAAACAAACGATAAAAGGGGAGAATATAATGGCAAACTTATTAACAAGATTAAAAAATACGGTATTAGCTGACTTGCACGAGGCTCTGGATCATAAAGAACAAAAAAATCCGATTGCCCTATTAAACCAATATTTACGTGAATGTGAAGGGGAAGTGGAAAAGGTCCGGAAACTGTTAGAAAGACAATATCGTCTAAAAGAAGAATTTACAAGAGAATATAATCATGCTTCTGAGTTGGCTGCAAAACGCAAAAGACAAGCGGAGATTGCCTTAGAAGCAGGTGAAACAGAACTTCATCAGTTTGCAATTAATGAGCAGAATCATTATCAAGAACGTACAATTAGAATACAAGAATTATTGGAACAAGCAAATAACCAATTGGTGGACTTAGAACAGAAATATGAGGAAATGAAGCATAAGTTAAAAGATATGAATTTACGCCGATTAGAATTAATGGGTCGCGAAAATGTTACACGTGCTCAAATGAAAATTAAAACAGTTCTTGACAATCAAACATACAGTAGTCAAGCATATTCCCGATTTCAGGAAATTGAATCGTACTTAGATCGGCTTGAACATCAAGTAAATCGTTCGTACGATCGGAATACCATCGATGCAAGAATAGCTGAAATAGAAAAACAAAATCCGATAAAGGGAAACGAAACAAGTTCAAATTTCTAGACTAAACTGTTATTCTAGAGGAACGAAGTAGTTTCCTTGTCTTAGTAAAGCTCCAGCGCCTAGCTCTTCGGGTCATAAGCTAATCGCTACGGAAGGCAAAGAGCACGCCTTCTTTTATCGGTTTCTTATACCTGTCAACACTGAACAAGGCGCTTCCGCTTTTCATTTTCCTGCTACAACAAGAAGGGAGGAATATGGTTGTTCAATAAATTAAAAAGTGACTATATGAGCTGGATCTTATTAATTGGAGCATTTTTCCTATTGTTGGATGTGTTCTTTTTTAATCGCGGCCTCATTTTCTCTCTTATTGTGGTAACGGGAATGATTTATTTTGGAAGAAGGTGGATGCCGAAAAGAACAGGAAAATTTCTTTATTGGGCAGGCCTGTTTTTTCTTGTCATTAATGCTTTTAATATGTTATCGATTCGATTCTTTCTTGTGGCACTTCTCTGTGTTTTGATCGTCCAATATGGTTCTAGAAAGCAGAATCCAACCACAATCCGTCCAATTATAACAAGGTCATCAGGAGAAGTTCATAAGGAAAGTGAGACGATCATTAAAGGGCAGCCTCTTTTACAAAATTTTTTCTTTGGAGGTCAAAAAACTCCAAATC is a genomic window of Niallia sp. XMNu-256 containing:
- a CDS encoding flagellar basal body rod protein — encoded protein: MKKFGLLLLGGIAAIVLLHNLGPMVGMVISLAIFYFAFKGFLKTNSVWAKIGWGILGFIAIMSLAANIPAILGILAIYVLYVVYKKWNAPKETVVQSDDPFVNFEKQWSQLNKR
- a CDS encoding PspA/IM30 family protein, which translates into the protein MANLLTRLKNTVLADLHEALDHKEQKNPIALLNQYLRECEGEVEKVRKLLERQYRLKEEFTREYNHASELAAKRKRQAEIALEAGETELHQFAINEQNHYQERTIRIQELLEQANNQLVDLEQKYEEMKHKLKDMNLRRLELMGRENVTRAQMKIKTVLDNQTYSSQAYSRFQEIESYLDRLEHQVNRSYDRNTIDARIAEIEKQNPIKGNETSSNF
- the liaF gene encoding cell wall-active antibiotics response protein LiaF, yielding MFNKLKSDYMSWILLIGAFFLLLDVFFFNRGLIFSLIVVTGMIYFGRRWMPKRTGKFLYWAGLFFLVINAFNMLSIRFFLVALLCVLIVQYGSRKQNPTTIRPIITRSSGEVHKESETIIKGQPLLQNFFFGGQKTPNHVYEWNDVNIQGGMGDTVIDLSYTVLPKDETIIFIRNIMGKVTILIPYDVEISVNHSAFYGSAKILDFYESPYMNRRVKVETANYEQTVQKVRVFTSMIIGDIEVKRV